The following proteins are encoded in a genomic region of Streptomyces collinus Tu 365:
- a CDS encoding nucleotide disphospho-sugar-binding domain-containing protein: MRVLMLSTPFPTHFTPLVPLAWALKGAGHEVTVAAQPDVTDAARAAGITAVDIGDRFHGLDVLQRHLPPGVRPLELMGPTPPEKMAGTTKLWETHARYLLGSYLEFAREWRPDLVVSEQLELAGPVVAAVLGVPSVQVRWGVDPLSGPSRASARNFLHGTCVRLGLDGLPDPDLLLDPCPPALRHPTAPPGSPLGHVPYNGVGTVPEWLRVPAPQGVRRVAVCLGNQTLVLNGSGLFRTIIESFEGLTDVQAVVTAAPEYHEGFGRLPDNVRVVEPVPLNLFLRDCDALIHHGGANTTMTGCHFGLPQVVLPQLVDQFASAELLAAAGAARVLGEAAPQNDAALVRAAVTEVLTDDRYRKSARELRDDMAAMPSPAEIVADLERLAAGA, from the coding sequence ATGCGCGTACTGATGCTGAGCACCCCCTTTCCGACCCACTTCACCCCGCTGGTCCCGCTGGCCTGGGCGCTGAAGGGGGCGGGCCACGAGGTGACGGTGGCCGCCCAGCCTGACGTCACCGACGCGGCCCGCGCGGCGGGGATCACGGCCGTCGACATCGGCGACCGGTTCCACGGCCTGGACGTCCTCCAGCGCCATCTGCCGCCGGGGGTCCGCCCGCTGGAGCTGATGGGGCCGACCCCGCCGGAGAAGATGGCGGGCACCACCAAGCTGTGGGAGACCCACGCCCGGTACCTGCTGGGCTCCTACCTGGAGTTCGCCCGTGAATGGCGTCCCGACCTCGTCGTCTCCGAGCAGCTGGAGCTGGCGGGGCCGGTCGTCGCCGCGGTGCTCGGGGTGCCGTCGGTGCAGGTGCGCTGGGGCGTCGACCCGCTCAGCGGCCCGTCCCGCGCCTCCGCCCGCAACTTCCTGCACGGCACCTGCGTCCGGCTCGGCCTCGACGGTCTGCCCGACCCCGACCTGCTCCTCGACCCGTGCCCGCCGGCCCTGCGCCATCCCACCGCCCCGCCGGGCAGCCCCCTCGGCCACGTCCCCTACAACGGCGTGGGCACCGTGCCCGAGTGGCTGCGCGTCCCGGCGCCCCAGGGCGTGCGCCGGGTGGCGGTCTGCCTGGGCAACCAGACGCTGGTGCTCAACGGCAGCGGGTTGTTCCGCACGATCATCGAGTCGTTCGAGGGGCTCACGGACGTGCAGGCGGTCGTCACCGCCGCCCCCGAGTACCACGAGGGCTTCGGCCGGCTCCCGGACAACGTGCGGGTGGTCGAGCCGGTGCCGCTCAACCTCTTCCTGCGGGACTGCGACGCGCTGATCCACCACGGCGGCGCCAACACCACCATGACCGGCTGCCACTTCGGACTGCCGCAGGTCGTCCTGCCGCAGCTCGTCGACCAGTTCGCGTCGGCCGAGCTGCTCGCCGCGGCGGGCGCCGCCCGGGTGCTCGGCGAGGCGGCGCCGCAGAACGACGCGGCGCTGGTCCGGGCCGCCGTCACGGAGGTCCTCACCGACGACCGGTACCGCAAGAGCGCGCGGGAGCTGCGCGACGACATGGCCGCGATGCCGAGCCCGGCGGAGATCGTGGCCGACCTGGAGCGGCTGGCCGCCGGCGCCTGA